The Xiphias gladius isolate SHS-SW01 ecotype Sanya breed wild chromosome 17, ASM1685928v1, whole genome shotgun sequence genome includes the window cacacatatacacccatacatacatatatatacacacacatatacatacatataaatatatatacacatatacatttatataaatatatacacagacacatatatacatagatatacacatatatagatatagatatagatatattgataaatatatacatatatacataagcTTTCACATTAGAAAAGACAGGTTCTGTAGTACTAACTTGACATTTGCCCGTGTTACCCAgctttttcatgaaaaatggtTGCAAGTGAAAAGAAATCTAATGAAAGGCATATTATTCTTCTATAATGCTGGTAAGATGATTCATAACAAACATCCTAAATACTGTAGCCCCGCAGGCACTTTCTTTGGCCCCGATGACCTCATGTAACCACCACTTTTTAGATCAATGCCTCATTATGTTGTATCTTATCCCCACAGACCCACCTGATGGCTCCCCGTCCTGTTCTGTGCAGCCAGCTCTGAACCACAGCTCTCTGAGATTGCTCTGCTCCTGGCCTGGTGGAttcccctctgcctccctccaATGGACCGGAGTCCTGAAACAATTTGGACAAGACGAGGCTGACACATGGCAGCAAACAAATCCACTTACCAACACTGCCCTCTTGCTGCCGTCTGAAGGCCTGACTTCCAATAACAGCTTATTTACATGCATGGGCTCCCACCCGGCGATCAAACAGTCAAAAGAGTGCAGCACACGCACATGTAAGAAACCgtagaggaaaagaaacaggGTTGGTTTTGTCTGCTCGCTGTTCTTTTAACCTTTCACATGTCCCTTCAACCTCTTCTTCTCAACCAGATGTTCCCCCTGCAGAGCCAGTGTGTTTTGCCTATGTCACTAACAACAAGCAGTATCTGGTGCTGTCCTGCTCCTGGGATGGAGGGGCCCCAAAAGCCTTGGTGTGGTGGGAAGGCCCGGGTGGCCAGGGTAAAGGCGGGGAAGAAAACTCCAACATCCTGATCCTTCGCTATGGTACCGCCCACAGCGGGAAGCCCTACACCTGCCATGCTAAACATCCACTTCTTGTCCAAGCCAAGACCTGCAGGCTCACACTGGGTCAGTGCACATCATCAGAAACACCttacaaaaaacagcagatacGTTTTGTTAATGAATTCATTTATGCATTCACTTGTCACCTGTAGAAGTTCCCGTGTTGCTAACGCAGCGCAGAGTTGTGTCTGTATATGAGGGGAGTGATGTCCAGCTCACCTGCAACCTGAGAGCCAACTATCTTCCTGTCAGTGAAATCACCTGGTTCAATAATCAGGGTTTGGACGTCCAAGACACCTCGAAGTACACGCTGCTGAGAACATCTGCATGGGCCAATCTGACTGTGAGAGACACGGATGAGACTCAAGACAGTGGCGAGTACAAGTGCACCTCTTTCAACGCAGTGGGAGGAACTGAAATCAATGTAACTTTAGTGGTCAAGAgtaagaaatatatatatatatatttttagctATATCTGTTGTCGTCCTGCCAGAGCTTTTCAAgcaatagttcgacatttttgaaaacatgcttAACTGCTTTCTTGCAGGGAGTTGGATttgaagattgataccactctaatgTTTGTacgataaatatgaagctgcaggcAGCAGCTGATTATCTTTGCTAAACATACAGACTAGAAACCAGGGACAACAGGTAGACTGGCACTGTTGGAAAGGGTACAGGTTTTATCAAGCCAGCGTCCTAGATATATTATCTGTAGTTGGCATACAAAACCTTAATGTAAAAATGGCAAGTTGTGGTTTATGGGGATAAACATATCGGACTATTTATTGGCCAGTAGCAGTGACTTCATCAAGTcttgccaggcaaccagcagagtCACTGCGTCCAActaagaaatagtttgacacaTAAccaccaataaaaacaaaaattgccCTTTTTACACTTGGGTTTTGAACggatcaaacaaacaaggtaTAACATGCTAATCACTCAGCTTTAAAGGTACTGGTAGAGAGATtgtgttacctttggaaagagctaGGGTAACTGTTACTCCCTGCTGCCAGTCTTTATGAAAAACTAAGGTAACCAGCTGCTAGCTTCAGCTTCATATGTACTGCACAGGCATAAACGTGGTATCAGTCTTTTCAGCTAAATCTCATAAAGAAAGTGGAAAACATATTTCCCACAAAAGATTAAGAGTCTACAACTATGCTAGCgttgtgaggctgtacttaggcacaccagtgctttgagctaaatgccaatatcagcatgctaacccactgacaatgacaatgcttACCACCTTCACGATGTTAATTTAGCgtgttaaaatgctaaaaatgttaattagcacaaaaaacaaagtaccgctgaggctgatgggaattatCTGGCAATAAACAAAGTACTGGAGGGTGGTGCTAGACTAAAAGTGAGGGGATCACCAAACtaattacaattcatcctgagggaaacatcgtatacaaaattttgtggcaatccatccgatagtcatttagatatttcagtctggaccaaagtccactttaaacaaacagaagtcATACAGAAGTGTATTTTTCCGTTCGGTTGTGTTTTTTGCTCTTTATCAGGGCACCCCATGCCACCCAATGCGACCCTGATCAAAGTGATGTACAACAGCCGACAGCGTAACGAGGTGGAACTGGAGTGGCAGGTACACAGTGAGGACCAAGGAGGTTGGACAGGTTTCATCCTGGAGCACAGATATGTGTCAGAGCGACCAGGAAGGAGAGGCAGCAGCAATGATTcaaaggaggggagagaggagaggattgGTCCACCAGTCTGGTACCGTAACATCATCCAGGACCCAGAAGTCAGGAGTCATACAGTTGGGAGACTGACACCGACCGTTACCTACCAGTTCCGCATCACACCCATCAACCACCGCACCATTGGACACCCTTCTGCATCTAAGACTCCAGGTATAGTACGTAAACAGAGTGAGGAAACTCTGGTCAGATTTTTGGCAGACAACTTAGCAAAGACAGGGGCTTGAGTTAAGGATGTCTTAACATACAGTGCATGATAAAAATGGGCAAAGGCAGGCGAAACAAGTAGtaatgtgaaattttaaaatgtggccGGTGAGTTAGGTGATTATTCAAACATTGTTGTTGCTTGTGTCTTGCTCTGATTGCTGTTACAGTGACTTTAATGACAGtctaacatttttgtttttctttttgtgttatCCACTCAGGTGAAAGACTCAGacacaaatcaaaaacacagacaatatcACACACCTCACCGCTTCACACCTTCCAGTCAATTCCTCTTtacctccttcctttccttaaACTGACCCTGTGTGCTTCTTCTTGCAAATCCTTTGTGTTAATTGTAACATGTATAGCAGGATCTAATCAAACCAAGCCATGTGATTGTTTAGGGTGTAGAAAGGCTTGTAGGTCAGGTGTCAGTGTAGGATAAGAAAGTGGTTTTCAGCCCTGTTTTGTCAATTTATTAGTAAACAGGGCTTTATTTTAAAGTAAgcctatgtaacttttgctgaaaagCAGTCAGTGTAGCCAAAAGTGAAAATGATGGGGTAATGTAAATGCTACAACACAGTGTAGTAGAACCAAAAGAACATTAAAGCTACAAGTTGGTGACCTGACTTGGTAATGTCAGTTAAACAGCAATGTCTGCCTAAaatttgctaacattagccatcataagctactggtcataccagaccaagtaaggctgtagcatCAAAACCACAAAGTGTATAAAACCACACAAGGGTGGGTTTTATTGCTTACAAATTTAACTTTTATGTTTAAGAGGAAGATTGTGTTTTCCATATCTTAAAGTTACATAGTCATGCTTTAACCTTATGACTTTTGTCAGCCAGACTTATTGAGAAACACCCTTTTTCAAAAATTCCTGTATTCTGGCTATCACAGTTAATGTAACATTGCGTGTTTTGTCAAAGGTGTACTCTTTTGCAATGTGTAACTGTGATGTGTTGCAGCGGAACCACGCTACAACATGTACCCTGCTGTGATTGGAGCAGCTATAGGTGGGATGCTCTTTGCAGCCATCATCACGGTGCTGCTGCTCGTGTACATAATCCGTAACCGCAACAACAATCCTCGTGAGTCCTGCAGACAAACACCAGCATCCTAATGGCCTTTGTAATGAAGCATTTGCCCCGCTGCGTGGcattaatattctgttttgttttttttcccaacaggACTACATGACATGCTGTTTGGCTTGTGAgtatctgtttatctgtctatatactgtatataacaccaacaatgaaaaatttgcatttgtttgtaatGATGTTGACAGCTAATTACTTGTATCGACATGCCATTGAAAGTGGTCCATTGTTTTGATGTGTCCAGGCAGCACAGCCAGTCGAGGGAAAACATCAacttcccagaggatgaagtgGTAGGCAGGCCAGAGGGAGGAACAGAGGACAATGGTAGATTTACCAGCCCAGGCAAGATGAAcccacatcaaacacacattcatataaatGTCAGAGTTCACATACTCATTTGGACACAAATATTTAGTACTTTTTGATTTTCCTTCTTTGTTATAATAAAAAActattaacattacatttaaaattccCTTGTCATAATTTTTGACTACAAAATGGATGAGTAGATGTGATTTCAGTTGGTATTTTAAGAACTCAAAGCTAAAATATTTTGCCtcttcatttgaaaatgaatgtaactGTTGAGGAAATCCTCCACTATTAGGCTACTTGAGGGGAGATGTGTACCAACCACCACAGACACAATTCTTCCTTTCCTCCACTTTATTCCGAAAACGTATGCAAACGAATGCCCCACCACTCAGGGATGAAGACCCCCGATCAGCAGTTACACcaacattttatacacttaCCCCCGCATGTCCCGAGATGCGTCCTAAACACCTTATTTGGTGATTTTATcaccaaattttattttgtgttagtGGGGAGGTTCATGTCTCTTCAGATTTCTGTCTCCTTATCTGGCCTGGTTTACTAGCAACAGCGGTGGGGCCCCATTGGGCACCATTGGACACCATTTCACCACTGAAACAGGCTGCAGCTCAGGTCAGCAGTAAAGGAGCGGTCACAGGTTGCAGCTTAGGGCAGTGGTCAGAGAAGCATCGCCTTTCGTCTTCCACACAACTACAACTGCTGTATTTAAAGGTTACTCAAGTACATTTCTCCCTTGTGACACTTGTCTGCCCAGCaacacatttaatatttaacaacaTTAATTCTTATACCGAATATCTAATAATTTCCTTAACACTTCCCCCCTCTGATAAATTTTGTTAATCATCTTCCAATAgcatctgctgtttttttgccATCACATTCAGAGTAAGCCCGGCAGTCTACTTCATATTTACACTTTTGCCTCTTTGTCTTGTTCTCCTGCATAAGGAGGTTTCCAGTCTTCTCTTACACcgaggttgatttttttttttcactgtagaGAATCCTCCTGCTCTCCGTCCGTGTATCATCACTTTAGCACAGGCGAGGGCACAGCTGCAAAACGCAGGGGGAGGACAACTACCAAAATAACCTGCGCTACAAGTGGGCCCCAAAGTCTTAAGTTTTCTATCAGCCATTTGTTAAAACTATAACCAGCGCACTCTGATTGACCAAATGCATCGCTAATCTTCTCTAACTCTGCTATCACACTTTTGATATGATCTGAGTTGTCTGGGATCAGGGTCATGCAGGTGCCCAGATTAAACCCTAATCTTTCTCCTGGTCCTGCCATTTTATTCCactacaaatgtaaatgtagagaCATCACCAGTTTAAGCCGCTTTTCTGAGTTGAGCTACTACTCTATGTGGGAGAGTGCTCCACAGATGAAGCCCACGATAACAAACTACATAtatgcagaaaaacatatatatatatatattgatcaTGCAGGAAGTTCtattacatcatattttatttttaaaacatgatttgGGGCATCTGACATTAGTTTGCTGATTGGTCAATGGCAAAAATGACAAGTGTTGTAggacattttaaacattacagtGTGATGCTGAAGCAGTCTACATTTTCCTCATATGACAAAGGCCTGCTACATTGACAACATTGCCTGTTgtagtgtgtgtctgcaatGCCTTCTAGAGatgactgtactgtaaaaaGCGCAATATAAATAAAGAGAATTCATTAATTCCTTCATTCATTAAGCCCATAAACGTCTGTGTGGCGTAGGCCTATATGGGAATGCAGCGCTTTCATGGGACTTTTTAACCCTTCCGATCACCAAGTTGCCCGTCTGATGAGGATGCTCCCTGTCTGTACAGTGAATGCAAATCTTAATGTGTTTTGTCATAAGTTATTTTGCTAATGTGGCAAACATTCAAGACgactctctgctctctgctcgCGTTGTTTTGAAGCAGAGGCTAGCGGTGGTAAAATGAACATATGGGGAGAAAATGAACATATATTCATATGGGGAGTCATTCAGAGACAGTGTCTTTATTTCTCTAGGGATTGGTCGGTGTTGAAAGATCAGTTCACTCAGCTGGGCAACAAAAACTCCTATCCCCGAACTTTATCTGGATGCGGGATTCCACTCATGACCTTTTCCAGGTCTGACTTAGTCCATGATCTAAACACATGGATTGTCACCGGGGCGTTCCCAACCCCTCCTGGGTTCGCCTCTTCAACCATGGGCATCATGATGCAGGAGTCTTGGGGAGACCAGTCAGGCCAGTCACTTGGCCCATGTTGGTATCGGGTGGATTTCAGGGGGTCCTGGCTTTGGTCTCTCGTCGGGCGTCTGTGCTCCAGTGGATTTGCAGATCTGACATCACATCCTCTTTTCAGGGCTGAGAGCCAGAAAAATTTCATTGCACGAAAACGAGATAGTGAGGGAGATGCCCGCCAAACAGTCTGTATACGCCCACACTCCTGAGAGGAACTCTAATCAGGCCATATAAGTAACAACTGAGCGAGTGTGCGTCTGTTGTGGAGGGCCTTTAATATAGAAAATTATGTTGatctgttaatttaaaaaaaaaagttaattccaaagtgttcagtgttttaaatCTTGTGGAAACTGCTGACAGCAAGCACAATCGCTTTCCTGTCAGCTCATCAGATCCTCTGCGAAGTCTGAATTTCAACCACCAGCAGACCTAAAAATTTTAATTGCTCGTCTACCTGATGCTGAACCTCGATGCTGATTCTTTTCCAGGTCCAACCATGGTCTTACCCCGGGCAGCTTCACCCCTGAGtgccacccccacccccaccaccagcCACGCGCCTCCCCCTGGAGACGATGACGA containing:
- the LOC120802880 gene encoding V-set and immunoglobulin domain-containing protein 10-like 2 — translated: MVAQLLGLAFLLLPTGLVTFTTYAVQINHNGEVVYQDTSVYGVVGKAVILECGTTLPDMYLWSFTKPGTEAIKAVVYDLGRGPRIQTLAETLGRLTVISKSAAVSIEKLPLAAQGLFTCQAFYDIELEPKVYYYYVHLTVRVPVSKPYLLMSDASPVEGSTMWMRCNLENGTGPIQYMWQHETRSGNISTLAQGNTSVINVTDVNRNHTGWYHCVASNAVNSESSNRLWLDTIFGPDIPQIDVTPYSMTERGYSALERETVSLLCQAQSNPASQYVWFYNNSQVYTGPQFIITKILRMHTGDYACLAQNTYLNTRSKKTISLTVYYPPDGSPSCSVQPALNHSSLRLLCSWPGGFPSASLQWTGVLKQFGQDEADTWQQTNPLTNTALLLPSEGLTSNNSLFTCMGSHPAIKQSKECSTRTYVPPAEPVCFAYVTNNKQYLVLSCSWDGGAPKALVWWEGPGGQGKGGEENSNILILRYGTAHSGKPYTCHAKHPLLVQAKTCRLTLEVPVLLTQRRVVSVYEGSDVQLTCNLRANYLPVSEITWFNNQGLDVQDTSKYTLLRTSAWANLTVRDTDETQDSGEYKCTSFNAVGGTEINVTLVVKRHPMPPNATLIKVMYNSRQRNEVELEWQVHSEDQGGWTGFILEHRYVSERPGRRGSSNDSKEGREERIGPPVWYRNIIQDPEVRSHTVGRLTPTVTYQFRITPINHRTIGHPSASKTPAEPRYNMYPAVIGAAIGGMLFAAIITVLLLVYIIRNRNNNPRESCRQTPAS